The Musa acuminata AAA Group cultivar baxijiao chromosome BXJ3-6, Cavendish_Baxijiao_AAA, whole genome shotgun sequence region TGTGGTGAATGCTTCATAACTGGTCTTTTCATATCATTGTCATGGAGGCATCACTGCTTTTATAGCTACTCACCAAATAGACAGATAATGTTGCTGGCTGCAACTTGGATTGGATGACACCATAAATGTCTACAGACTGGAGGTGACATTAGTGTAAAAGTCCTAAAACTAGCAACATGAATTCATTGGAAGGATCAAAGATGAGGGGAAAAGAATAaaacctactttgtgttcttgttCTTATctctaacaaaaaaaaatttcctaCTATGTGTTTCTTCATGAAAGCTAGTCCAAACAGAACAGATGTTTTCTATGCCCCATCAATGCAATCAGTGCTAATTATTATCTacttctccctttctttctctctcttaaaAGCATTGTGTTGATCCATGTTTAGGAAATCGAGCTAGGTAATTGGGTGTTTAGAAGCAAGAGCAGCCAAGGTACTTGCAGCCAGGAAGGAGGTTGCAGAGGTCACATCTTTGCCTTGGAGGTCACTGAGGAACTGGACAACTGGCCCGAGCAGAAAATGCATGGCAGGAAATGGGTCGGTATCTGCTAGTACTTCATTTCACATAGTAGGCAAATCAACTGCAAATTTTGAGATGCTTTTGATCTTTATTCCTAACACTATTGGCTGGTCCTAAAACAGGTGGCATTGGAAGAAGCATATGCACTCTGTCGGTATGATTGGATGCGCGAAGCCCTCGACTTGTTCAGGATCTACCTCTTTAGCAAGCCTGTGCCACCTGTGTCTGGGTTATACGAGCCACCAAAATTCCGCATCTCGACTTCAGCTGAGCGGGCCATTGCCTCATGCTGATGCTTTCGTCCCGCCTTCGATGAGCCTGTTTGTAAAGTCAGTTTATGGTTTGTTCTCTCACCTTCTGTCGATGAGGTTGAATGTTTTAACGATTTAACTTGTACAGTTTCTTGTCCTACCTTTCTCATGACAACATCAGTTGGGTTGTTAATATCAGAGTTTGCTACACAAACTC contains the following coding sequences:
- the LOC103987578 gene encoding nudix hydrolase 12, mitochondrial; translation: MPAPLLARKGRHLQRYENQLRLVAGCIPYKIIGKPDNQSGDLINGVEVLMISSPGRHDFVFPKGGWETDETVCEAACREALEEAGVRGIIDEIELGNWVFRSKSSQGTCSQEGGCRGHIFALEVTEELDNWPEQKMHGRKWVALEEAYALCRYDWMREALDLFRIYLFSKPVPPVSGLYEPPKFRISTSAERAIASC